The DNA segment GTTAAACCCAACTCGGAATTCACGTCTCCCGAAAACCCGGAAGTTTCACTGTTCAATGTCCAATTATGCCCTTTGTCAAAAGAATTGTAACCATAATAAGGCCCAACATAAACACCTCTCGGAGCAGCATATTTATTTAATTTAGAAAGATAAAATCGATAATCCCCAGAAATATGAAACCCTCTTTCCGAAAGAATTGTATTGGATTTTAATTCCTCTGAATCAATTATATTCAAGGTAGGAAATCCGGTTTGTCCTATGTTAATCGAAAAGGATTGATTATTTTTCAAAATACGTTCGTAACCAAAAATAATTGATTTATTGCCAAAAATCATTGGATTGGTAATGTTGAAACGAATCGTATTTTTAAATTCTTTTTCTGGTTTTGCCATGCTGTCCGATGTTTGAGCACTTAATTTTAAACAGCTTAAAGCAAATACAATCCCAAAAACGAATAGGTTTTTAAACCATTTTGAGTATGAATTTTTCATAAGATTTTATTTATGTTAATAAAAAGTAAATGTACGAATCCTAATTTATAAATAAAAGCAATTAATAGTTAAATAATGATAAATAAACTAGTTATTACTAACTATTTATGATTTAAAATATAGATAATTAAACGCTTTATTAAAAAAAAACAAGAACTCATTTTTTGATCACATTCTAAAAAAAACAAAAGTTTAAGTATTCTTGTACAATCCGAATCGTCATAGACCAAGACTCCTAAACACTTGCTGGTAATTTGGGTTATTGGGATCTAATTGCTTTAATTTTATTGCTGCTTGTATCGCTTTGGACTTATTATTAGTTTGAATGTAAACAAATGTAAGTGCATAATGCAACTCAGGATTGGAAGGATTAAGCGCTATCCCTTTCAGCAAAACCGATTCCGCTACCTTGAATTTTTTGTTTTGATTCAACAGCAAGCCATAATTATAATAGACTTTGGGATTCTCCGATTTTAATTCCACTGCTTTTGCAAATGCATTTTCAGCTGCCCCAATATTATTCATCTCGTTGTAAAGCAAGGCCATATTGTAATAAATACGCTCGTTTTTCGAATCATTTTTCACGGCATTTTGCAACGCCTGCAACGCTTGTTGGTTTTTTCCCTGCATATTGTAAACAACCGATAAGTTAAGAAGGGCATAATTCATGTTGGCGTCTTTTTTCAAACTGCGCAAATAAAACTTTTCGGCATTGGTATAATCCTGCAATTTCAAGTAATAATCGGCTAGCATCACGTTTCCTGTCGAGAAATCGGTTTGGTAAATAAGTGATTTTTCCAATTCTACTTTGGCCAATGAAAATGCCTTGGCGTATTGACTTGGAATTTGCTCCACGGGAACAGTAATATAAAGATCGGCAGCCGCAATTCGAACCGCCCTCACCTTGTCAGAAAGCAAAGGGCCGACAGCTTCACGCCAACTTTCCACTGGAAAGGACGCCAAACTCCTCAAGGCACGATACCTGATTTGTGCCTCCTTGCTGGCAAGACGGGCCAGAATGGTGTTCAAACTCGTTTGCGTTGGAATACTTCCCAAATAAAAAGTGGCGGTGGCCTTGATGATTTTGGGAACAAATTTATTGTCAATTAGATTCCTCAAATGGTTTTCACTATTGGCATCCAATCGACTTCCGGGAACAAGATCTTCGGCAAAATGGTATTTCCTTTTGGGACCGTACCATTTGACTACGGCATCGGCCAAGGCTTTTTCGGATTTGTCTTTATGACAGTTGCTGCAAGCGTTTGGAGTTCCATATTTCGCTGACAAATCAGGTCTTGGTACCCTGAAACTGTGGTCGTGGCGCAAATCATTGCCCATATATACTTTACCGGGCATGTGGCAGTTTTTGCACTCCGTTGCCGCTCCTCCCTTGAAATGAAAAGTGTGTTTGGGTGTATCGTATTTGGTTGGCACGTGACAAAGTGTGCAGGTTTGGTTGCCGATGCGTTTGAGCTTCACGGAATGTGGATTGTGGCACGTGCTGCAGGTTACGCCTTTGTGAAACATTCGGCTTTGCAAAAAGGAGGTGTAGATATAATCCTCGTCATCCACTTGTCCATCGGCATGATAAAACTCCGTATCCGGGATTTGTGGAATATAATTGTCCATGATTTCCTTGCTGTCGATATGGGAACTGCTGAGTTCCGATATGCGGGCATGACAAGGGGCACAAGTATTTAATTCTTCTTTTTGTCCCGAATTTTTGGCCAATTTCAAGAAGCTACCGGCCACTTTCTCCCCCGATTTGTAATCGTCACCGTTGATGAAATCCACGTGCTGTTTTCCTGCTCCATGACAACTTTCACAACTGACATTGATGATGCTGTAACTCGTTTTATAAGTGTCGGTTTTGACATCATAATTCTTTTTTAGATTCGTCGAATGACAAGTAGCGCACATGGTATTCCAGTTTTGCGCATTTCCTGTCCAATGCAGCCAGTCGTGGGAAGGGATTTTTTGACCGGCATATTGGTTGAACCATTTTTTCTTGTTGACGTCCCAACTCAATCTTGGCACTTGCAGGCGTCCGCCCGGAAATTGAACCAGGTATTGTTGCAAGGGAGTGAATCCAAAGATGTATTTAACCTCAAAATCATGGTTTTTGCCGTCATCGCCTTCGGTGTTGATGAAGAATTTGCTTCCTTTTTTGAAAAATCGACTGCTTACTCCATCGGCCGTGAAAGTAACGTTGTTGAAATCCCCTTTTACCGTCGAATCATTGGGAGGCAACATCGACATGTAATGGTGTGATTGTCGCCATTCTTTAAATTCGGTGGCGTGGCATTTCTTGCAGGACTGGTCGCCAACATAGGCCAAGTTATTGGATTCAATCTTGGTGTATTCTGCATATTTTGAACTGCAACTATCCACTATGAATACCCTGAAGATTGCAAGAAGCACTATTAGGATTAGAACCAGTAAAGTTGATTTTTTGAACATCGACTGCTTTTTGAACAAAAGTATTTATTTTAATAAAAGTGGCAAACTAATTAAAGGCAATTAAAATGGAAAACTTTTAAGTTAGAAAATGAAGTAAAACTATTTTTTCTCAATTGCTTTTATGTCACCATCATAAGAAATAGAACTTCGATTATTGCTATTAATGGAAAGATAGGCATTTCCTTCAAAATATACCGACAGCATAATGGAATACGAATCTCGTTCTCCTTTGACTTCCGCTTTTATGAGATAGCTTTTTTTTGTTTTTTCGATGGTGTAAACCGTGGGTTTGCCTTCAAAATCCATCCCGCTGTCTCCACCGTAACCGATGCCCCCATATCCCCTGCCAAAAAACGGCAAGTAGCTCTTGATCAAATCAGGATGAAATTCCATCGAATAACTGACATCGGTCAAAGTGATGCTTCTGCCTCCCTGCGGAGAAACACTTCTTGGAGAAAAAACAAATTCCTTCGAATCTACCAAAAGTGCCACTTTTTTTTGTTTTTCCAACTTCGCTTCTTCTTTCAATTGTTTTTTTGTTTTCTCCTGCGCACTTGCATTTGAAAAAGAAAAAGTGATTAAAACCAACATTAAAAAACGAATCAAGCCGTAATTAAATTTTGTTTTCATGATAATTTTGATTTAAATAATTATTGTTTCAAACGGTATTCTTTCTAAAAAAACACATATTGGTATGCCAAAGTTACGGAATCGTAGTTTAATCCCAAATTTGACATCAATCCGGTATGGAATTGCAATCGCAAAGCCTGCGCTTTTGAAATGGGAACCGAAAAAGTGGTGCCTATCCTCCAGTCATTGATTATGTCGTTCAAGGGAACTCCATCAATTCTTGTTTCGCCTACTTTGTACCAATTGGTATTGAGTCCCAACCACATTTGGTTTTTGAAATAATAACTGGCATGCGCCTGAAAAGTGACAGTCGGTTTCTGTTGCAACACTTTGTTGGTGAGATATTCCGTATTGTCGGTGTAAAACCAGGTTCCCAAAT comes from the Flavobacterium limnophilum genome and includes:
- a CDS encoding tetratricopeptide repeat protein, whose product is MFKKSTLLVLILIVLLAIFRVFIVDSCSSKYAEYTKIESNNLAYVGDQSCKKCHATEFKEWRQSHHYMSMLPPNDSTVKGDFNNVTFTADGVSSRFFKKGSKFFINTEGDDGKNHDFEVKYIFGFTPLQQYLVQFPGGRLQVPRLSWDVNKKKWFNQYAGQKIPSHDWLHWTGNAQNWNTMCATCHSTNLKKNYDVKTDTYKTSYSIINVSCESCHGAGKQHVDFINGDDYKSGEKVAGSFLKLAKNSGQKEELNTCAPCHARISELSSSHIDSKEIMDNYIPQIPDTEFYHADGQVDDEDYIYTSFLQSRMFHKGVTCSTCHNPHSVKLKRIGNQTCTLCHVPTKYDTPKHTFHFKGGAATECKNCHMPGKVYMGNDLRHDHSFRVPRPDLSAKYGTPNACSNCHKDKSEKALADAVVKWYGPKRKYHFAEDLVPGSRLDANSENHLRNLIDNKFVPKIIKATATFYLGSIPTQTSLNTILARLASKEAQIRYRALRSLASFPVESWREAVGPLLSDKVRAVRIAAADLYITVPVEQIPSQYAKAFSLAKVELEKSLIYQTDFSTGNVMLADYYLKLQDYTNAEKFYLRSLKKDANMNYALLNLSVVYNMQGKNQQALQALQNAVKNDSKNERIYYNMALLYNEMNNIGAAENAFAKAVELKSENPKVYYNYGLLLNQNKKFKVAESVLLKGIALNPSNPELHYALTFVYIQTNNKSKAIQAAIKLKQLDPNNPNYQQVFRSLGL
- a CDS encoding DUF4251 domain-containing protein; the encoded protein is MKTKFNYGLIRFLMLVLITFSFSNASAQEKTKKQLKEEAKLEKQKKVALLVDSKEFVFSPRSVSPQGGRSITLTDVSYSMEFHPDLIKSYLPFFGRGYGGIGYGGDSGMDFEGKPTVYTIEKTKKSYLIKAEVKGERDSYSIMLSVYFEGNAYLSINSNNRSSISYDGDIKAIEKK